The following proteins are encoded in a genomic region of Oncorhynchus kisutch isolate 150728-3 linkage group LG18, Okis_V2, whole genome shotgun sequence:
- the LOC109909307 gene encoding ATP-sensitive inward rectifier potassium channel 1-like, protein MMFGIRKRIQDHLVERRIRRTRLVTKYGQCNIEFGNVKCGNQFAFLVDFWTTFVEFRWRFVLFFFTVSFTLSWFIFGLLWFWIARSNGDLTWQNPSKGHKYCVENVSDLITAFLFSMETQTSIGYGIRVITPHCSGAVTLIITQFLIGSIINCFMCGIILAKISIPKKRAKTITFSQTAVICPKKDFLCLMIRVANLRKTLMIGSQIYGKLLRTTNKPNGETIIMDQVNIEFMVDAGKDNLFFVCPLTLYHVIDKTSPFFEMAVDTLHKQEFELVVFLDGTAETTSSACQVRTSFIPQEIMWGYSFLPIISRSKEGKYRVNFSNFSKVVPVATAHCSYCFHNMKGHHLHSINGIDNWEFEANDNLEQPNMTKL, encoded by the coding sequence ATGATGTTTGGCATCAGGAAGCGCATCCAGGACCACCTGGTGGAGCGAAGAATCCGCCGAACCCGGCTGGTGACCAAATATGGCCAATGCAACATTGAATTTGGTAACGTGAAATGCGGCAACCAGTTTGCCTTCCTCGTGGACTTCTGGACGACCTTCGTAGAGTTCCGCTGGCGCTTTGTCCTCTTCTTCTTCACCGTCTCGTTCACCCTGAGCTGGTTCATCTTCGGACTACTGTGGTTCTGGATCGCCCGGAGCAACGGGGACCTGACCTGGCAGAACCCCTCAAAAGGCCACAAGTACTGTGTGGAAAATGTTTCCGATCTCATTACAGCATTCCTCTTCTCCATGGAGACCCAGACCAGCATCGGGTATGGTATACGCGTCATCACCCCTCACTGTTCTGGTGCTGTAACCCTCATCATTACCCAGTTTCTCATAGGTTCCATCATCAACTGTTTCATGTGTGGAATCATCCTCGCCAAGATCTCCATCCCTAAGAAAAGGGCCAAGACCATCACATTCAGTCAGACAGCTGTCATCTGTCCTAAGAAGGACTTCCTTTGCCTCATGATAAGAGTGGCCAACTTACGCAAGACCCTGATGATCGGGAGCCAGATTTATGGCAAGTTGTTGAGGACAACCAACAAACCCAATGGGGAGACAATCATCATGGATCAGGTGAACATTGAGTTCATGGTGGACGCTGGGAAGGACAACCTCTTCTTTGTGTGCCCTCTCACACTCTACCATGTGATTGACAAGACTAGCCCTTTTTTTGAGATGGCAGTGGACACACTCCATAAGCAGGAGTTTGAGCTGGTGGTCTTTCTGGACGGCACAGCCGAGACCACCAGCTCAGCCTGCCAGGTCAGGACCTCCTTCATCCCTCAGGAGATCATGTGGGGTTACAGCTTCCTGCCAATCATCTCCCGCAGTAAAGAGGGCAAGTACAGAGTGAACTTCTCCAACTTCTCCAAAGTGGTGCCCGTGGCCACTGCACATTGTTCCTACTGCTTCCACAACATGAAGGGACACCACCTCCACTCCATTAACGGAATCGACAACTGGGAATTTGAAGCAAATGATAACTTAGAACAACCTAATATGACCAAGTTGTGA